A single window of Mycobacteriales bacterium DNA harbors:
- the murG gene encoding undecaprenyldiphospho-muramoylpentapeptide beta-N-acetylglucosaminyltransferase gives MSRPLSVVVAGGGTAGHVEPALALADALRRREPSTVVTALGTGTGLEARLVPARGYDLAEIPRVPLPRRPTLDLLRVPGRVADAVRRTRAHLDRVDADVVVGFGGYVALPAYLAARRRGTPSVVHEANARAGLANRVGSRLTPHVAAAVEGSGLRHAQVLGIPLRSAVARLDRAAARPGARATFGLSEGPVLLVTGGSQGARSLNAAVTGAAAELAAAGVQVLHVAGPAQVETVQAAVGERATHHVLPYVDRMELAYAAADLAVCRAGAMTCAELSAVGLPAVYVPLPIGNGEQVLNARPVVDGGGGLLVEDAGFDAGYVRSTVLPLLLDAARLSAMGSAAARRGHRDADEALVDLVLAAVHR, from the coding sequence ATGAGCCGGCCCCTGTCGGTGGTGGTGGCCGGTGGCGGTACCGCCGGCCATGTCGAGCCCGCCCTCGCGCTCGCCGACGCGCTGCGCCGCCGCGAGCCCTCCACCGTCGTCACCGCTCTCGGCACCGGCACCGGGCTGGAGGCCCGGCTCGTGCCCGCCCGCGGCTACGACCTCGCGGAGATCCCGCGCGTGCCGCTGCCACGCCGGCCGACGCTGGACCTGCTCCGGGTCCCGGGGCGGGTCGCCGATGCCGTCCGGCGTACCCGCGCCCACCTGGACCGGGTCGACGCCGACGTGGTGGTGGGCTTCGGCGGTTACGTCGCGCTGCCCGCGTACCTCGCCGCGCGCCGGCGCGGCACCCCGTCGGTGGTCCACGAGGCCAACGCCCGGGCCGGGCTGGCCAACCGGGTGGGCTCCCGGCTCACCCCCCATGTCGCGGCCGCGGTCGAGGGCAGTGGACTGCGCCACGCGCAGGTGCTCGGCATCCCGCTGCGCAGTGCCGTGGCCCGGCTCGACCGGGCCGCTGCACGCCCCGGGGCGCGGGCGACCTTCGGGTTGTCCGAGGGCCCGGTGCTGTTGGTGACCGGCGGCTCGCAGGGCGCCCGCAGCCTCAACGCCGCCGTCACCGGCGCGGCCGCCGAGCTGGCTGCCGCGGGGGTGCAGGTGCTGCACGTCGCCGGCCCCGCGCAGGTCGAGACGGTCCAGGCGGCCGTGGGGGAGCGGGCCACCCACCACGTGCTGCCCTACGTCGATCGGATGGAGCTGGCCTATGCCGCCGCCGATCTGGCCGTCTGCCGGGCCGGCGCGATGACCTGCGCCGAGCTGTCGGCGGTCGGTCTGCCGGCCGTCTACGTGCCGCTGCCGATCGGCAACGGCGAGCAGGTGCTCAACGCCCGGCCGGTCGTGGACGGCGGGGGCGGCCTGCTGGTGGAGGATGCCGGCTTCGACGCCGGCTACGTCCGCTCGACGGTGCTGCCCTTGCTGCTCGACGCCGCGCGGCTGTCGGCGATGGGCAGCGCCGCCGCCCGGCGCGGCCACCGGGACGCCGACGAGGCACTGGTCGACCTGGTG
- the ftsW gene encoding putative lipid II flippase FtsW, which produces MRAPSTASAEQDVGPARVPVLLRPLASYHLLLASTLLLLVLGLVMVFSASSLRSYATTGSLFATGIKQATFISLGLPLMFAASRLPVRFYRAAAYPLLLTSLALLVAVLLPGVGRQVNGATSWIPLPLGFNLQPAELVKLALVLWGADLLVRKRRLLDIRMHLLVPLVPVTGAVLLLVMLQPDFGTAVSIATVVIALLWVVGTPLRIFGVLVGALVSGAMFLAITTPHRLERLMSFRDPFADPENTGYQAVQGFYALSSGGLFGLGLGASREKWSGGLPEAHTDYVFAIIGEELGLLGTLTVVGLFAVLIYSCIRIAQHSDDPFVRLATSGVTAWIGCQAIINMGAVVGLLPITGIPLPLVSFGGSALLVTLVAIGMLLSFARLEPGAAAALAAAPTLRGRLRGETSAPVRSRTAGRARAVPRTGGRAGVPRTGARRTGPAPGRR; this is translated from the coding sequence ATGAGGGCTCCCTCGACCGCGTCCGCCGAGCAGGACGTCGGTCCGGCGCGGGTGCCGGTGCTGCTCCGGCCCCTGGCCAGCTACCACCTGCTGCTGGCCAGCACGCTGCTGCTGCTCGTCCTCGGGCTGGTCATGGTGTTCTCGGCGTCCAGCCTGCGCTCCTACGCCACGACCGGCTCGCTGTTCGCCACCGGCATCAAGCAGGCGACGTTCATCTCGCTCGGGCTGCCGCTGATGTTCGCGGCCTCGCGGCTGCCGGTCCGGTTCTACCGGGCCGCGGCCTACCCGCTGCTGCTGACGTCGCTGGCGCTGCTCGTCGCCGTTCTGCTACCGGGGGTCGGCAGGCAGGTCAACGGCGCGACCAGCTGGATCCCGTTGCCGCTCGGCTTCAACCTGCAGCCGGCCGAGCTGGTGAAGCTGGCGCTCGTGCTGTGGGGGGCGGACCTGTTGGTCCGCAAGCGGCGGCTGCTGGACATCCGGATGCACCTGCTCGTCCCCCTCGTCCCCGTCACCGGGGCCGTGCTGCTGCTGGTGATGCTCCAGCCCGACTTCGGCACCGCGGTCTCGATCGCGACCGTCGTGATCGCGCTGCTGTGGGTCGTCGGCACCCCGCTGCGGATCTTCGGCGTGCTCGTCGGTGCCCTCGTCAGCGGCGCGATGTTCCTGGCGATCACGACCCCGCACCGGCTCGAGCGGCTGATGTCGTTCCGCGACCCGTTCGCCGATCCCGAGAACACCGGCTACCAGGCGGTCCAGGGTTTCTACGCGCTGTCCTCCGGCGGCCTGTTCGGCCTCGGCCTCGGCGCCAGCCGGGAGAAGTGGTCGGGCGGGCTGCCCGAGGCGCACACCGACTACGTCTTCGCGATCATCGGCGAGGAGCTCGGCCTGCTCGGCACGCTCACCGTCGTCGGGTTGTTCGCGGTGCTGATCTACTCCTGCATCCGGATCGCGCAGCACTCCGACGACCCGTTCGTCCGGCTGGCCACCTCCGGCGTCACCGCCTGGATCGGCTGCCAGGCGATCATCAACATGGGTGCCGTCGTCGGCCTGCTGCCGATCACCGGCATCCCGCTGCCGTTGGTGTCCTTCGGCGGCTCGGCGCTGCTGGTCACCCTCGTCGCGATCGGGATGCTGCTGTCCTTCGCGCGGCTCGAGCCCGGTGCCGCCGCGGCGCTCGCCGCGGCACCCACCCTGCGCGGTCGACTGCGCGGGGAGACCTCGGCCCCCGTCCGGTCCCGTACGGCGGGGCGGGCGCGCGCCGTCCCGCGCACCGGCGGGCGGGCAGGGGTGCCACGCACCGGTGCCCGCCGGACCGGCCCGGCACCCGGACGACGATGA